In Aspergillus fumigatus Af293 chromosome 2, whole genome shotgun sequence, a genomic segment contains:
- a CDS encoding SIR2 family NAD-dependent protein deacylase — protein sequence MGSETSTVVEEGTPPSVLEARNIESVAKYIQEKDVRRIVVMVGAGISTSAGIPDFRSPDTGLYSNLAFLDLPEPEDVFDISYFRENPRPFYALARELAPGRYRPTIAHSFVKLLHDKGLLLKHFTQNIDCLERLAGVPGEKIVEAHGSFASQHCIDCKAAYPGPQMKEAIAKGEVPHCPHCNGFVKPDIVFFGEALPEEFHANRSLPEQADLCIVMGTSLTVHPFASLPSFCREGVPRVLINMERVGGMGSRPDDVLLLGDCDAGVRKFARALGWEQELEELWERTNPDKEAREAENAPLWARDERLHREVERLTEEVDRALGFSGAYQERVRQQLDRHSQKEAGIRQGTAATHRAQALSNKEPLGQSSGIPHDEEMDGGLARDALVTGDAKARELQPTAVHDSEGGLGHVFPHLASQRKKSNAM from the exons ATGGGCAGTGAAACGTCCACTGTGGTCGAGGAGGGTACTCCCCCATCGGTACTGGAGGCGCGGAATATTGAATCCGTAGCCAAATATATACAAGAGAAAGATGTGCGGCGGATTGTGGTCATG GTAGGGGCTGGAATCAGTACCTCGGCGGGCATTCCCGATTTTCGCTCCCCGGACACAGGTCTTTACTCCAATCTAGCCTTTCTAGATCTGCCAGAGCCGGAAGATGTGTTCGACATCAGTTACTTTCGAGAGAATCCTCGACCGTTCTACGCCTTGGCGCGTGAGTTGGCGCCTGGCCGGTATCGACCAACTATTGCGCATTCGTTTGTCAAGTTACTACATGATAAGGGACTGCTGTTGAAACACTTTACACAGAACATTGATTGCTTGGAGCGCCTGGCGGGCGTCCCAGGCGAGAAAATTGTCGAGGCTCATGGTAGCTTCGCGTCGCAACACTGTATTGACTGCAAGGCGGCGTACCCGGGACCTCAAATGAAAGAGGCAATTGCCAAAGGAGAGGTGCCTCATTGTCCTCATTGCAATGGTTTTGTGAAGCCGGacattgtcttcttcggagAAGCCCTGCCCGAGGAATTCCATGCAAACCGAAGTCTGCCAGAACAAGCAGATTTATGTATTGTTATGGGGACCAGTCTCACTGTACACCCATTTGCTAGTTTACCGTCATTCTGTCGTGAGGGAGTCCCGCGAGTACTGATTAACATGGAACGGGTGGGAGGTATGGGGTCTCGTCCCGACGATGTCCTTCTTTTGGGCGATTGTGATGCCGGTGTGCGAAAGTTCGCACGAGCGCTCGGCTGGGAACAGGAACTTGAGGAACTGTGGGAGAGGACGAATCCCGATAAAGAGGCACGAGAGGCCGAGAATGCACCTTTATGGGCGAGAGACGAACGACTACACCGTGAGGTGGAGCGTCTGACAGAAGAGGTTGATCGAGCGCTGGGATTTTCCGGGGCGTATCAAGAAAGAGTGCGACAGCAATTGGATCGGCATTCGCAGAAGGAAGCAGGCATTAGACAAGGGACTGCAGCAACCCACCGTGCCCAGGCCTTGTCAAATAAAGAGCCCCTGGGCCAGTCGTCCGGAATCCCCcacgatgaggagatggatggaGGACTTGCCCGGGATGCGCTTGTCACGGGGGATGCGAAAGCAAGGGAGCTACAACCAACAGCTGTACATGACAGCGAAGGGGGATTGGGACATGTATTCCCTCATTTGGCTAGTcaaaggaagaagtcaaaTGCCATGTGA